Genomic segment of Catenibacterium mitsuokai:
ATCAAACTATTCAACTAAGTAGGTTGAGAGGCTTGTCCTCTCTTCCCATTACCATTATAAAACCACTTTTCAAAGAAAACAATGGAAAAATTAATTTTAAAAGCTATCGAATTGATTGGGCTTATTGCAGTATTAGTATTCTTGATTTCAAAATTATTCTAAGGGAGGTATAACCGTGTCAACTGAAGCGCAGAAGAAAGCTAGCGCAAACTATGCTAAGAAGATGACGAAATGTGTCAATCTTGCATTCAATAAGAAAACAGATGCAGACATTCTAGAAAAACTTGATCATGTCGAATCTAAAATGGGTTACATTAAAAAACTTATAAGAGATGATATTGAGAAAGCAAAAAAGGACCAGAGCAATTAAGCCCTGGTCCTTTCTTATGCTTTAAATTGTTGTGTAGTCGAGATTTAGTCGAGTTTAGTCAACATCTTTATGAATAACCTCATAATAAAACTTAAATTAGACTTTTTTCAAATACTTTCTCGCAACCCATCCACTAGGAATCTTTGCCCAATCTCCATCGAATTGAGATACAGTGACACGAGTACCGTAATTAAGACATCCGTCCTTATCGTAATCGTGAGCCTTAGCGTTCTTAGTTAATTCCTCATATGTCTTTCTTCTACAGTTAGCCCCTGGTCCTGTTCTGACGCTTAAATCACTAGCAGTAATCATATAAGTACCTAAAGCATTAGATGCATTGCTCTGTGGCTTAGGTGTAGGAGTTTCAACGTGTTCATTAACACTCTTATTTAAGATACCCTCTACAATTGCCTTTGCGCACTTGTCAGCGTTCCATTTCACTTTATCAATAGCGTTGTCAACAAAGCAGCACTCAACAAGTAGTGCTGGAGCTTTTGATTTTCTTAGCACATATAACTTATTGCTTACTTTAACACCTCTATTTCTAATTCCTAAAGTGTTAGAAATATTATCAGCAATTCTAGTTGCTTCGTCTTTCGCTTTTGAGTTATCGCTATAGATGTATACTTCTGTTCCTGTGCCTCCTCCAGCATTGAGGTGGATTGAGACATCTAAGTCAACCTTATGATCATTACATTTGTTAACAATTGCCTTAAGATTTGAATTTTGGTCTTTTCCATTATCGTCGGTACAATCATATACTGTATGTCCTTCATT
This window contains:
- a CDS encoding N-acetylmuramoyl-L-alanine amidase, which gives rise to MNFNVHGGHSLKCRGASGLLDEVNEDRKVKNRVIELLRNEGHTVYDCTDDNGKDQNSNLKAIVNKCNDHKVDLDVSIHLNAGGGTGTEVYIYSDNSKAKDEATRIADNISNTLGIRNRGVKVSNKLYVLRKSKAPALLVECCFVDNAIDKVKWNADKCAKAIVEGILNKSVNEHVETPTPKPQSNASNALGTYMITASDLSVRTGPGANCRRKTYEELTKNAKAHDYDKDGCLNYGTRVTVSQFDGDWAKIPSGWVARKYLKKV